In one window of Crocosphaera subtropica ATCC 51142 DNA:
- a CDS encoding ParM/StbA family protein has translation MRTIVSFDAGTSGSKIIARYRSVEYPFEVVEKYFVVNPSVRQLTSRSYRSQLEFSEDARGVSGVVSYVDPSDKEPVYWDVGETATRPGPLLVSDRKCENLLAKILGFLGYLVTQEVDPQELMELDLGILLPWDEFEDRRLLASWLRELLQPTVGFNYNGQPVNNIQLKKIDCKPEGYGIYKHSSSFKPTGVLIIGHSDSSWLYFYKGKMNLKLSQTLPETGMHDFLQELPFPITHELLAAKTIYEAGPNLKSKVLAQLTQTKSEQEIELLQQAIKDAKSQYWSDRRHQFKSLADVEQILVSGGTAHYFSKELNQLFKQLKGVQLEWCTSLMDEFIQKFDIQESARSQLSHRFADCFSYYKTFVAKLQKETLVQTGG, from the coding sequence ATGCGGACTATTGTTTCGTTCGATGCCGGAACGAGTGGAAGTAAGATTATTGCTCGTTATCGTTCGGTGGAATATCCCTTTGAAGTGGTTGAAAAGTATTTTGTGGTTAATCCATCGGTTAGACAATTAACTTCAAGGAGTTATCGCTCACAACTAGAATTTTCTGAAGACGCTAGGGGAGTATCCGGAGTGGTTTCTTATGTTGACCCCTCTGATAAAGAGCCTGTTTATTGGGATGTAGGGGAAACAGCTACTCGTCCGGGGCCTTTATTAGTAAGCGATCGTAAGTGTGAAAATCTATTGGCTAAAATCTTAGGATTTCTCGGATATCTTGTCACTCAGGAAGTAGATCCACAAGAATTGATGGAATTAGACTTAGGGATCTTACTTCCTTGGGACGAATTTGAAGACCGACGATTATTAGCTAGTTGGTTACGAGAATTGCTTCAACCCACTGTGGGGTTTAATTACAATGGCCAACCAGTTAACAATATTCAGTTAAAGAAAATTGACTGTAAGCCAGAAGGTTACGGGATTTACAAACATTCGTCATCCTTTAAACCTACGGGGGTTCTCATCATTGGTCATAGCGACTCAAGCTGGTTATATTTTTACAAGGGAAAAATGAACTTAAAGTTATCCCAAACTTTACCAGAAACGGGAATGCACGATTTTCTGCAAGAACTCCCTTTCCCCATTACTCATGAATTATTAGCTGCCAAAACCATTTATGAGGCTGGCCCCAATCTTAAGTCTAAGGTGTTAGCCCAACTTACCCAGACTAAGAGTGAGCAAGAAATAGAACTACTGCAACAAGCCATTAAAGACGCTAAATCCCAATATTGGAGCGATCGACGACATCAGTTCAAATCTCTGGCTGACGTTGAGCAAATTTTAGTTAGTGGAGGAACGGCTCATTATTTCTCCAAGGAACTTAATCAATTGTTCAAGCAGTTAAAAGGCGTTCAACTTGAATGGTGTACTTCTCTAATGGACGAATTTATCCAGAAGTTTGATATTCAAGAATCGGCAAGGAGTCAACTGTCTCATCGTTTTGCTGACTGTTTTAGTTATTACAAAACCTTTGTGGCAAAACTTCAAAAAGAAACTTTAGTTCAAACGGGGGGTTAA
- the mobF gene encoding MobF family relaxase — protein sequence MLTITTIKSGIREKEEYYTQDESLEQQPLQQQNQPLNRNNKLTQAVWYGQGASELGLSGPIQQEDFKSVFYGFQPNADETIRRKNNRFGTERLGDDLTFSAPKSVSIALHVGNDLRIFDAHTDAVKEVLDEVEKRYAQTRISKKGNREIVNTNNLTVAMIPHHTSRDGDPQLHTHAFVMNGTKGPDGKWRSLYHEGMSHSQWLGSLYRQKLATKLQDIGYELRETKDSFELAGINKQQIQGFSKRSQQIIKSIQKRGLEVTPSNRDVATLTTRKSKQRTATLQAFQTQWKAESIKMGIKVPQAKTLNPSSYLGYGSSQEALDSAIANLEQKQVSFSREDIYRDSFSRIQRFDIAQLDQSINGHDKLLGIEDNFTTLTAIKNESNLRQQWDEGQHSVQPLSHNEMKEIENLNPGQTEALRQTLASEDAYQIVQGIRFKPFIGELVNQLKDSQIKVEVYSPTETGAVTLQKGYSIDADTVDNAGDSDNFGNHQLWVIDEAESLDLSQMRDLLKRANSEQARLVLVGGNNSDIKRGSPLRSLMDHGAKTHSLKEIIKESKTDIEQAACLINDGHRSDAVELLNNNGYVHEVEETALHEAHRFADLSEIASEYLALSPTEQAQTLIITDSDEDKDAIIQEIRSQMKASGQLGESVTVAQLIPKNLSKEQRQDISNYQEGDYFRLKRDYKKTPLIKDKLYQVLEVRENDLQVSSLGGRLYNFDPSEYKDIEVFGSSSVEIAIGDRIQATANDKTSGLSKKQFTVKAIDDGNMVLRDYKDNEQSISLSHPLPIERIDAGSETPKKATKVILASTRQSNSNPDSLLGKVSQFVKDVSLYVPDFSEFKSWLKSFEQSSQTTENESIGSVNNFVIDVAVSSESDYANVSQSMSNAQHSPTVTPQPQPSQPQDKPEQNQPLIGTIANHTQAQDKSVETNLNQSEISIDYQREYDKLASEIRSQSKNISAERLDLEVYLRANSGGKDGAKILSASDHQLNTNETYGQAIAQVADIYQRLSQSNTKNLELMTRKLVQQQFIQLNMNEDEKYQLSQTQVRQPKMRL from the coding sequence ATGTTGACCATTACAACGATTAAGTCTGGTATCAGAGAGAAAGAAGAATATTACACACAAGATGAATCTTTAGAACAACAGCCATTACAACAACAGAATCAACCCCTCAATAGAAACAATAAATTAACTCAGGCGGTTTGGTATGGACAAGGAGCCTCTGAGTTGGGTTTATCAGGCCCGATACAACAAGAGGATTTTAAAAGTGTGTTTTATGGTTTTCAACCGAACGCCGATGAAACGATTCGACGTAAAAATAATCGTTTTGGGACAGAGCGTTTAGGGGATGATTTAACCTTCTCTGCACCGAAGAGTGTATCGATCGCACTTCATGTTGGTAATGATCTTCGGATATTCGATGCCCATACCGATGCCGTCAAGGAAGTCTTAGATGAAGTGGAGAAACGATATGCCCAAACAAGAATCTCGAAGAAGGGGAATAGAGAGATCGTTAATACCAATAATTTGACCGTTGCCATGATTCCCCACCATACTTCGAGGGATGGAGATCCTCAATTACACACCCATGCGTTTGTTATGAATGGCACCAAAGGTCCTGATGGAAAATGGCGATCGCTGTACCATGAGGGTATGAGTCATAGTCAATGGCTTGGCAGTCTCTACCGTCAGAAACTAGCCACGAAATTACAAGATATCGGTTACGAACTCAGAGAAACGAAAGATAGCTTTGAATTAGCAGGGATTAATAAACAACAAATCCAAGGTTTCAGTAAACGATCACAACAAATAATCAAGAGTATTCAGAAACGAGGCTTAGAAGTTACCCCATCGAATCGAGATGTGGCAACGTTGACCACTAGGAAGTCCAAACAGAGAACCGCTACTCTCCAAGCCTTTCAGACCCAATGGAAAGCAGAGTCCATTAAGATGGGAATAAAAGTTCCCCAAGCTAAGACCTTGAACCCTTCATCGTATCTGGGTTATGGCAGTTCTCAAGAGGCATTAGATTCTGCGATCGCTAATCTAGAACAGAAGCAAGTCTCCTTTAGCCGGGAGGACATCTACCGTGATTCTTTTAGTAGGATACAACGATTCGATATTGCCCAATTAGACCAAAGTATCAATGGACATGACAAGTTATTAGGAATAGAAGATAATTTCACTACCCTCACTGCCATTAAGAATGAGAGTAACTTACGGCAACAATGGGATGAAGGACAACACAGTGTTCAACCCTTATCCCATAATGAGATGAAAGAAATTGAAAATCTTAATCCTGGTCAAACAGAGGCTCTCAGACAAACCTTAGCTTCGGAGGATGCTTATCAAATCGTCCAGGGGATTCGGTTTAAGCCGTTTATTGGGGAACTGGTTAACCAACTTAAAGATAGTCAAATTAAGGTAGAAGTTTATTCCCCGACTGAAACTGGGGCTGTTACTCTACAGAAGGGATATAGCATTGATGCTGATACAGTGGACAACGCTGGTGATTCTGATAACTTTGGTAATCATCAATTATGGGTCATTGATGAAGCTGAAAGTCTTGACTTGAGCCAAATGAGGGATCTGCTTAAACGGGCTAATTCGGAACAAGCACGATTAGTATTAGTAGGGGGGAATAACAGTGATATTAAACGAGGAAGTCCTTTGCGATCGCTTATGGATCATGGGGCTAAAACCCATAGTCTCAAGGAGATCATCAAGGAAAGCAAAACCGATATCGAGCAAGCAGCTTGTTTGATTAATGATGGCCATAGAAGTGATGCCGTTGAGCTACTTAATAATAATGGTTATGTTCATGAAGTAGAGGAGACTGCACTCCATGAAGCGCACCGCTTCGCGGATCTCTCCGAGATCGCCTCTGAATATCTAGCTTTATCCCCTACAGAACAAGCTCAAACCCTCATTATCACTGACTCTGATGAAGACAAAGATGCTATTATTCAAGAGATTCGCAGTCAAATGAAGGCATCGGGGCAACTGGGGGAATCGGTTACGGTTGCCCAATTAATCCCTAAAAACTTAAGCAAAGAACAACGACAGGACATCAGCAACTATCAAGAAGGGGACTATTTCAGACTAAAACGGGACTATAAGAAGACTCCCTTAATCAAAGACAAATTATACCAAGTGTTAGAAGTCCGTGAAAATGATTTACAGGTTAGTTCATTGGGAGGAAGACTCTACAACTTTGACCCTTCCGAGTATAAGGACATTGAGGTGTTTGGCAGTAGTTCTGTAGAGATAGCAATAGGCGATCGCATTCAAGCTACGGCCAATGATAAAACCAGTGGACTCTCAAAAAAGCAGTTTACTGTTAAGGCCATTGACGATGGGAATATGGTACTTAGGGATTATAAGGATAATGAACAAAGCATCTCTTTATCACACCCGTTACCTATTGAACGCATCGATGCTGGTTCAGAAACTCCCAAAAAAGCCACTAAAGTTATTCTTGCCAGTACCCGTCAGTCTAATTCTAACCCTGATTCCTTGTTAGGCAAAGTTTCTCAGTTTGTTAAGGATGTTAGTTTGTATGTCCCCGATTTCTCCGAGTTTAAGTCCTGGTTAAAAAGCTTTGAGCAGTCGTCACAAACAACAGAGAATGAATCTATTGGTTCGGTTAATAATTTTGTGATTGATGTAGCAGTTTCCTCTGAGTCAGATTACGCAAATGTTAGTCAATCAATGTCTAATGCTCAACATAGCCCAACTGTTACACCACAGCCACAGCCATCTCAACCACAAGATAAACCAGAACAGAATCAGCCTTTAATCGGAACGATCGCTAATCATACTCAGGCACAAGATAAGTCAGTCGAAACTAATCTCAATCAATCTGAGATTAGCATTGATTATCAGAGAGAATATGACAAGCTGGCCTCAGAAATTCGTTCACAATCGAAAAATATTAGTGCTGAACGGTTAGATTTAGAAGTTTATTTACGGGCTAATTCTGGTGGTAAAGACGGGGCTAAAATCCTTAGTGCTTCTGACCATCAACTCAATACCAATGAGACTTATGGACAGGCGATCGCACAAGTCGCAGATATTTATCAACGTTTATCCCAGAGTAATACTAAGAATCTTGAGCTTATGACACGCAAATTAGTTCAACAACAATTTATTCAGTTGAATATGAATGAAGACGAGAAATATCAGCTTTCTCAAACACAAGTTAGACAGCCGAAAATGAGGCTTTAA
- a CDS encoding helicase-related protein: MIAVVSNQNQVLPLSVVTSPPTPGSIVSCRNRQWVVLPAEQEEVIRLRPLSGSEEQVCGIYTILGEKIEPATFPHPQGTHLRNHEAGRLLLDAARLSLRSGAGPFRCLGRLSVRPRPYQLVPLLMALKQEVIRLLISDDVGIGKTIETALIARELLDRGEIRRIGVLCPPQLCDQWQRELKQKFNIDAVVIRSGTVAKLERELPSSDHHIFSYYRHIIVSLDYAKSERRRASFLTHCPDLVIVDEVHTAANGKEGKTQQRHQLVSKLAENPKQHLILLTATPHSGIEASFLSILGFLNPDFSHLQLDALSEQQRIDLAQHFIQRRRADVQNWMDEETPFPKREALEYPYQLSKEYRDLLDDVYDFARGLVQSVDDSLTHAQKRGRYWSALAIIRCVMSSPAAAIATLSRQVKKDADTKELTSELSEELGVNYDHLASPYVCDATEEEKSVDIVPTAVVEEGTKAYQDWEKRKLRAFVKVAEQLTGKKDKKLQQTIKLVKELLEEGYNPILWCRYIATANYYAQALQEVLEKQRNSQVRIIAITGELSEDEREIRLDELKSYSQRVLVATDCLSEGINLQEHFNACCHVDLPFNPNRLEQREGRIDRYGQANPDVKCILLYGQDNPVDGAILQVLLRKAVTIHRSLGITVPLPMDSTTVQEAVFQSLFEHSDTVTARQLSLFEDLQEDASLKEVHHHWDKAVEREKQNRTRFAQRSIKPEEVQQELTEADEILGNEKDVERFVKNACDQLGTSLIKKKQGYELKTIPPCLQPIIGNQPRKIAFTTPVSEGVEYVGRNHPLVEGLARYLFEEALEGQDPIASRCGVTVTDAVTKPTIILSLRLRYLLGGKNTQPLLAEECLVRGFTGTPNAPQWLSQADTLNLLDNTVPTGDLDYEDKQRWIEKVLNRLEDLMPSLEAIAKERAKNLLTSHRRVRKFTKEGTFRKVEPQLPMDVLGLYILLPE; this comes from the coding sequence ATGATTGCTGTCGTTTCTAATCAAAATCAGGTTCTTCCTCTCTCTGTAGTTACTTCGCCACCAACACCGGGGTCTATTGTTTCATGTCGAAATCGGCAGTGGGTTGTTTTACCAGCCGAGCAGGAAGAGGTTATTCGTTTACGTCCCTTATCAGGAAGTGAAGAACAAGTTTGCGGAATCTACACAATCTTGGGAGAAAAGATAGAACCAGCAACCTTTCCCCATCCTCAAGGCACTCATTTACGCAATCATGAAGCAGGGCGACTACTCCTTGATGCAGCCCGTTTGAGTCTTCGCAGTGGGGCAGGGCCATTTCGTTGTTTAGGTCGTTTATCGGTGCGTCCTCGTCCCTATCAGTTAGTTCCCTTATTGATGGCGTTAAAGCAAGAAGTTATTCGCCTATTAATTTCAGATGACGTAGGCATCGGGAAGACCATCGAAACTGCTTTGATTGCCCGTGAACTACTCGATAGAGGAGAAATTAGACGTATAGGGGTCTTATGTCCTCCTCAATTATGCGATCAATGGCAGCGAGAATTAAAGCAAAAATTTAACATTGATGCGGTGGTCATTCGTTCCGGAACGGTGGCTAAATTAGAGAGAGAATTACCGTCAAGCGATCACCATATCTTTAGTTATTATCGCCATATTATTGTCAGTCTTGATTATGCTAAGTCAGAACGCCGTCGTGCTAGTTTTTTGACCCATTGTCCTGATTTAGTGATTGTAGATGAAGTTCATACGGCGGCCAATGGAAAGGAAGGCAAAACCCAACAACGCCATCAATTAGTAAGTAAACTAGCCGAAAATCCCAAGCAACATTTAATATTACTAACCGCTACCCCTCACAGTGGGATCGAAGCCTCGTTTCTCTCCATTTTGGGCTTTTTAAACCCTGATTTTAGTCATTTACAATTAGATGCCCTCAGTGAACAGCAACGCATTGATCTCGCACAGCACTTTATTCAACGACGAAGGGCTGATGTACAGAATTGGATGGACGAAGAAACGCCCTTTCCGAAACGTGAGGCATTAGAATATCCCTACCAGTTATCAAAAGAATATCGAGACTTATTAGATGATGTCTATGATTTTGCCAGAGGGTTAGTTCAATCGGTTGATGATAGTTTAACTCATGCTCAAAAACGGGGAAGATACTGGTCAGCGTTAGCTATTATTCGTTGTGTGATGTCGTCTCCAGCAGCAGCGATCGCTACCTTATCGAGACAGGTTAAAAAAGATGCTGATACTAAGGAATTAACCAGTGAGTTAAGTGAAGAATTAGGAGTCAATTACGATCACTTAGCGTCTCCTTATGTCTGTGATGCAACGGAAGAGGAAAAATCCGTTGATATTGTTCCAACCGCAGTGGTTGAAGAGGGAACAAAAGCCTATCAAGACTGGGAAAAACGCAAATTAAGGGCTTTTGTTAAGGTTGCTGAACAACTCACAGGAAAAAAAGATAAAAAACTGCAACAGACCATTAAATTAGTCAAGGAGTTGTTAGAAGAAGGTTATAACCCCATTCTTTGGTGTCGTTATATCGCCACTGCTAACTATTATGCTCAAGCGTTGCAAGAAGTTTTAGAGAAGCAACGCAATAGCCAAGTGCGGATTATTGCTATCACAGGCGAATTATCTGAGGATGAACGGGAAATTCGTCTAGATGAATTAAAATCCTACTCTCAACGGGTTTTAGTGGCCACAGACTGTTTAAGTGAGGGGATTAACCTTCAAGAACATTTTAATGCTTGTTGCCATGTCGATTTACCCTTCAACCCTAATCGATTAGAACAACGCGAGGGAAGAATTGACCGTTATGGACAGGCTAACCCTGATGTTAAATGTATTCTCTTGTATGGTCAAGATAATCCCGTTGATGGGGCAATTTTACAAGTATTGCTCAGAAAAGCAGTGACAATTCACCGCAGTCTGGGAATTACTGTTCCGTTACCAATGGATAGCACGACGGTACAAGAAGCGGTCTTTCAATCCCTATTTGAACATTCTGATACCGTCACAGCCCGTCAATTAAGCTTATTTGAAGACTTACAAGAAGATGCTTCTCTCAAAGAAGTTCATCATCACTGGGATAAAGCAGTAGAACGAGAAAAACAAAATCGTACTCGCTTTGCTCAACGTTCCATTAAACCAGAAGAAGTGCAACAAGAATTAACCGAAGCCGATGAAATTCTGGGTAATGAGAAGGATGTGGAGCGATTTGTTAAAAATGCTTGTGATCAATTGGGAACTTCCCTGATTAAAAAGAAACAAGGATATGAGTTAAAGACAATTCCTCCCTGCTTACAACCTATTATTGGCAACCAGCCCCGCAAAATTGCTTTTACAACCCCTGTTTCGGAAGGAGTTGAATATGTGGGACGGAATCATCCTTTAGTCGAAGGATTAGCCCGTTATTTGTTCGAGGAAGCCTTAGAAGGGCAAGATCCTATCGCCTCTCGTTGTGGGGTTACGGTAACGGATGCTGTCACCAAACCCACCATCATTCTTTCATTGCGGTTGCGCTATTTATTGGGCGGAAAAAATACTCAACCCTTATTAGCTGAAGAGTGTTTAGTGAGAGGGTTTACCGGAACCCCTAATGCCCCTCAATGGTTATCCCAAGCTGACACCCTTAATTTACTCGATAATACTGTTCCTACTGGGGATTTGGACTATGAAGACAAGCAACGATGGATTGAAAAAGTCCTGAACCGTTTAGAGGATTTGATGCCTAGTTTAGAGGCGATCGCCAAAGAACGGGCTAAGAATTTATTAACTTCTCATCGTCGTGTCAGAAAGTTCACTAAGGAAGGGACTTTCCGGAAGGTTGAACCTCAGTTACCGATGGATGTTTTGGGTCTTTATATTCTCCTACCTGAATAA
- a CDS encoding CHAT domain-containing protein, which yields MSFKESFLSEQANQTIALMRNHQYQGDYQAVATLANSLPSELRSHPRVALEIGRNRLRQGRIGDATVAFAEADLNSATPGEQLILALEQASSQVYQGITIAQALSIAKSALEEFAQQVDEVEWAEAKRVHIRLLTIAKVYRELDADLVKQEQKLLPELADTLENASYIDESLAARFTYAEYLTNLQESLDALEQVAQLAVRNDRLQVAGEAYVRRAEKLMVTGKTTEEINTNLDQASQYYAQKQHKYGLIDIQRVKARLAIERQLARPELMSACLTAYQEIDLPKSVVSVLMDLSQLCVKHGDVRAADNYLKQTIKIAEEIGMTLVISNFLLGQIDILTRNGNYGEAIEIAQAILALDPPRFLAGSYRQLLATVYSFVGDLDNAIEQGKRAYDLFNSVGDHEATSLVVEQLASYLDSSRIDRNWEEAETLMRDWIVRDEQAGNILSALAKREVLVQIFFNRFYYSPNHRWQKSFLLEAEQVIAEFEAKLNLLPNDRQRTKRLAAMWQLRGMIRQGKNEQAGVKEAFHEALAAYELSGMAMEAANCRYLIGCLRLNEANNELIPHFGEAETNLKVALEYYEQAAMRGQAADTCFMLARLYTNAARRINLDIRTQMLDAALDYLTKGEANYDAMRREFSTGSIIESQQSKQTLIQKSGRIYEQALDILINDCPSATQIWQWTQRAKARALADVMGNESVPLARIMTQIKQYPDAYQLVLQEQDLAQRKEKVSPEQRLVLKRGLEQVRLKMRENEHLEEYLELRTGVAISEEDIDTLLAQESPTCVCIDWIIVGQSLWLVVKHPGHPPTIHPLTISLEEVKRFIEQYLSSQTALRSTLRDTPEFLRELDPLIAPLKTCTVEEELLILSPSQLLHAIPLHALEVNGQVLLERNPVVYCPSLGILRYCLARRQPYSAKKSAALFGNPSGDRPESTELVQYLANLYQTIPLIEEEVTQQTFIQTLRDKNIVHFQGHAKHHSNDALASHLKLADKELTVRDIFAISNLNAEQIILAACESAVNVLKTGDEPLGLIPAFLITGANSVLATLWRVHRSSTAYVMKAYHDSLINSHWKLNKAEALRQAVLKLRSLPEYSTPYHWAPFIINGDWY from the coding sequence GTGTCTTTTAAGGAAAGTTTTCTATCTGAGCAAGCCAATCAAACTATAGCCTTGATGCGTAATCATCAGTATCAAGGCGATTATCAGGCTGTCGCCACTTTAGCCAACTCTCTACCTTCGGAGTTGCGCTCACATCCTAGGGTAGCGCTGGAAATAGGTCGAAACCGACTACGCCAAGGACGAATTGGCGATGCTACTGTTGCTTTTGCTGAAGCTGATCTCAACAGTGCTACCCCAGGTGAACAACTTATCTTAGCTTTAGAACAGGCTTCCTCACAAGTTTATCAAGGAATTACAATTGCACAAGCTCTAAGCATTGCTAAATCGGCTTTAGAAGAGTTTGCTCAACAGGTAGATGAAGTGGAATGGGCAGAAGCTAAACGAGTCCATATTCGGCTGTTAACGATAGCGAAAGTTTACCGTGAGCTAGATGCTGACCTTGTGAAACAAGAACAAAAACTTCTTCCTGAATTAGCTGATACATTAGAAAATGCAAGTTATATTGATGAGTCTTTGGCTGCTCGTTTTACCTACGCAGAATATCTAACAAATCTACAAGAGAGCCTAGATGCTTTAGAACAAGTTGCCCAATTAGCTGTTAGAAATGATCGTCTTCAAGTAGCAGGTGAAGCATATGTCAGACGTGCTGAAAAATTAATGGTGACGGGGAAAACAACCGAGGAAATTAATACAAACTTAGATCAAGCTTCTCAATATTATGCTCAGAAGCAACATAAATATGGCTTGATCGATATTCAACGAGTTAAAGCCCGTTTAGCTATTGAACGACAACTAGCTAGACCTGAATTAATGTCTGCTTGTTTAACTGCTTATCAAGAGATTGATCTCCCTAAAAGTGTCGTCAGTGTTTTGATGGATCTTTCTCAGCTTTGTGTGAAACATGGTGATGTTCGTGCTGCAGACAACTATCTTAAACAGACTATCAAGATAGCTGAAGAAATAGGAATGACTTTAGTTATTAGTAATTTTCTATTAGGCCAAATCGACATACTTACTCGTAATGGCAACTATGGGGAGGCTATTGAAATCGCTCAAGCAATACTAGCTTTAGATCCTCCTCGATTTTTAGCAGGTAGTTATAGACAACTATTAGCAACTGTGTACTCATTTGTAGGGGATCTAGATAATGCTATTGAACAAGGAAAGAGAGCATACGACCTATTTAATAGTGTTGGAGATCATGAGGCTACTTCTTTGGTAGTTGAACAACTCGCCAGCTATCTTGACAGTAGCCGAATTGATAGAAACTGGGAAGAAGCAGAAACTTTGATGAGAGATTGGATCGTTAGAGATGAGCAAGCTGGTAATATACTTAGTGCATTAGCCAAGAGAGAAGTGTTAGTTCAGATATTCTTCAACCGCTTTTACTACTCTCCAAATCATCGTTGGCAAAAATCTTTTCTTTTGGAGGCAGAACAAGTTATCGCTGAGTTTGAAGCCAAACTTAATCTCTTACCCAATGATCGTCAGAGAACAAAAAGGTTAGCGGCGATGTGGCAGTTAAGGGGAATGATCAGACAAGGCAAAAATGAGCAAGCTGGGGTTAAAGAGGCTTTTCATGAAGCTTTGGCTGCATACGAATTATCAGGAATGGCTATGGAAGCCGCTAATTGTCGCTATCTCATTGGGTGTTTGAGGTTAAATGAAGCGAACAATGAACTGATACCTCATTTCGGTGAGGCCGAAACTAATTTAAAAGTTGCCCTTGAATACTACGAACAGGCAGCTATGCGAGGGCAAGCAGCAGATACTTGTTTTATGCTGGCTCGTTTATATACTAATGCTGCTCGAAGAATTAATCTTGATATTAGGACTCAAATGTTAGATGCAGCTTTGGACTATTTAACGAAGGGTGAAGCAAACTACGATGCCATGCGCCGAGAATTTTCTACTGGGAGCATAATTGAGTCCCAACAATCAAAACAGACTCTTATTCAAAAAAGTGGACGAATTTATGAACAAGCTCTTGATATTTTAATCAATGATTGCCCCTCAGCAACTCAGATATGGCAATGGACTCAGCGAGCAAAAGCTCGTGCCTTGGCTGATGTGATGGGTAATGAATCTGTTCCTTTGGCAAGGATCATGACTCAAATCAAACAGTATCCGGATGCTTATCAATTAGTTCTCCAAGAACAGGACTTAGCCCAACGTAAAGAGAAAGTTTCTCCCGAACAACGACTGGTTTTAAAAAGGGGACTAGAACAAGTGCGTCTCAAAATGAGAGAAAATGAGCATCTTGAGGAATATCTCGAACTACGTACTGGCGTAGCAATCTCAGAAGAAGACATTGACACGCTCTTGGCACAAGAGTCCCCTACTTGTGTTTGTATTGATTGGATTATTGTAGGACAATCTCTGTGGTTGGTGGTTAAACATCCTGGACATCCGCCAACCATACATCCCCTTACCATTAGCTTAGAAGAAGTAAAGCGGTTTATCGAGCAATATTTGTCTTCACAAACTGCTCTTCGTTCAACACTTCGGGACACACCAGAGTTTCTTAGAGAATTAGATCCCTTAATCGCTCCCCTAAAAACTTGCACTGTAGAGGAGGAGTTATTAATTTTGTCCCCATCCCAACTGCTCCATGCTATTCCGCTTCATGCCTTGGAAGTTAATGGTCAAGTTTTGTTAGAGCGCAATCCAGTGGTATATTGTCCAAGTCTGGGGATACTACGATACTGCCTAGCTCGTCGTCAACCCTACTCAGCTAAAAAATCGGCAGCCCTTTTTGGGAATCCTAGTGGAGATCGCCCTGAATCGACTGAACTGGTTCAGTATTTAGCTAACCTTTATCAAACCATACCCTTAATTGAAGAAGAGGTTACTCAACAAACCTTTATTCAAACCTTAAGAGATAAAAATATAGTACACTTTCAAGGTCATGCAAAACATCATTCCAATGATGCTCTAGCATCTCATCTCAAACTGGCAGATAAAGAATTAACAGTACGTGATATTTTTGCTATATCTAACCTCAATGCAGAACAAATAATTCTTGCAGCTTGTGAAAGTGCCGTTAATGTTCTAAAAACGGGTGATGAACCTTTGGGTCTAATTCCAGCCTTTTTGATTACAGGAGCTAATTCTGTTTTAGCTACCCTCTGGAGAGTACACCGATCATCTACAGCTTACGTTATGAAAGCTTACCATGATTCTTTAATCAATAGTCACTGGAAATTAAATAAAGCCGAAGCTTTACGTCAAGCTGTTCTAAAATTGCGTTCCTTGCCAGAATATTCAACTCCCTATCACTGGGCCCCTTTTATAATAAATGGAGACTGGTATTAA